A region from the Phaenicophaeus curvirostris isolate KB17595 chromosome 3, BPBGC_Pcur_1.0, whole genome shotgun sequence genome encodes:
- the MRPL15 gene encoding large ribosomal subunit protein uL15m, giving the protein MSWNGANKALELLRSLPRVSLANLRPSPGSKKPERRRGRGRYGGRKCGRGHKGERQRGNRPRLGFEGGQTPFYLVIPKYGFNEGHSLRRQYQPLSLQRLQYLIDLGRVDPTQPIDLTQLVNARGVTVQPLKRDYGVQLVEEGADIFSAKVNIEVQRASELAIAAIEKNGGVVTTSFYDPRSLEILCKPVVFFLRGQPIPKRMLPHEDLVHYYKDASNRGYLADPSKVAEARLELAKKYGYALPDITKDELFKMLSMRKDPRQIFFGLAPGWIVSLADKKILKPTDERLLKYYSS; this is encoded by the exons ATGAGCTGGAACGGCGCGAACAAGGCCCTGGAGCTGCTGCGGTCGCTGCCCAGGGTCAGTCTGGCCAACCTGAGGCCGAGCCCAGGATCCAAAAAGCCG GAAAGAAGACGTGGCCGTGGAAGATATGGAGGCAGGAAGTGTGGTCGAGGTCACaaaggagaaagacaaagaggaaATCGCCCCCGATTAGGCTTTGAGGGTGGTCAAACTCCATTTTACTTGGTCATACCAAAATATGGGTTTAATGAGGGACATAG CCTCAGACGTCAGTACCAACCACTCAGTCTTCAGAGGCTGCAGTACCTGATTGATTTGGGTAGAGTGGACCCCACGCAGCCAATTGACTTAACACAGCTCGTTAATGCCAGAGGTGTAACAGTACAACCTCTCAAAAGGGATTATGGTGTCCAGCTGGTGGAGGAG GGTGCTGatattttttcagcaaaagTAAATATTGAAGTGCAGAGAGCATCTGAATTGGCAATTGCAGCcatagaaaaaaatggaggtgTTGTAACAACGTCATTCTATGATCCAAGGAGTTTGg AAATTTTATGTAAGCCAGTAGTGTTTTTTCTGCGTGGCCAGCCTATTCCTAAGCGAATGCTTCCACACGAAGATCTAGTCCATTACTACAAAGATGCCAGTAATCGTGGGTACCTGGCAGATCCATCTAAGGTGGCTGAAGCCAGACTTGAACTTGCAAAGAAATACGGCTATGCCTTACCAGACATAACTAAGGATGAACTCTTCAAAATGTTAAGCATGCGCAAGGATCCTAGACAGATCTTTTTTGGTCTTGCACCAGGATGGATCGTAAGCTTGGCAGACAAGAAAATTCTAAAACCAACTGATGAAAGGCTGTTAAAATACTACAGTTCATGA